A stretch of the Butyricicoccus intestinisimiae genome encodes the following:
- the murI gene encoding glutamate racemase, whose translation MMDNRAIGVFDSGLGGLTAVRQLHRVMPNEDIIYFGDTGRVPYGSRGRQTIINYTRQDTAFLTKHDIKAIVVACGTVSSVALDVVKGENTLPMVGVVKPACHAALRCTKNDRVGIIGTRGTIQSGSYEARLHTQRPGIETIARACPLFVPLVENGRFSPDDKVVQLIVEEYLADIKDFGVDTLILGCTHFPLLREAIHQFMGDKVTLVDVGAEAADYVKTFIDRAEDRTGNTEYYVSDDIDSFDEHAEMFLGEPAGVHAQLVDITAYGK comes from the coding sequence ATGATGGATAACAGAGCGATTGGCGTTTTTGATTCCGGCTTAGGCGGTCTGACGGCGGTTCGTCAGCTGCACCGCGTCATGCCGAACGAAGACATTATTTATTTTGGCGATACCGGCCGCGTGCCGTACGGCTCGCGCGGACGCCAGACCATCATCAATTATACCCGTCAGGACACCGCATTTTTGACCAAGCACGACATCAAGGCAATTGTTGTTGCCTGCGGCACCGTCAGCTCGGTGGCGCTGGATGTGGTCAAGGGAGAAAATACGCTGCCGATGGTCGGTGTTGTCAAGCCGGCATGTCATGCGGCACTCAGGTGCACCAAAAATGACCGCGTGGGCATCATCGGCACGCGCGGCACCATCCAGAGCGGCTCATATGAGGCGCGTCTGCACACACAGCGTCCGGGCATTGAGACCATTGCCCGCGCCTGCCCGCTGTTCGTTCCGCTGGTAGAAAACGGACGCTTTTCTCCGGACGACAAAGTGGTGCAGCTGATTGTAGAGGAATATCTCGCAGACATCAAGGACTTTGGTGTGGACACGCTGATTCTCGGCTGTACCCATTTCCCGCTGCTGCGCGAAGCCATCCACCAATTTATGGGGGACAAGGTGACACTCGTTGATGTCGGCGCAGAGGCGGCGGATTACGTCAAGACGTTTATCGACCGCGCAGAGGATCGCACCGGAAATACAGAGTATTATGTTTCAGACGATATTGACAGTTTCGATGAGCATGCAGAGATGTTCTTGGGAGAACCGGCAGGCGTGCACGCGCAGCTCGTTGACATCACGGCGTATGGAAAGTGA
- a CDS encoding transglutaminase domain-containing protein, producing MRKKLIKWSVVVCMVAALLLFLRWKLPAKQDVSLAETSLAAADDLAVSYRDGQNSLMFRSKDISEQEVYHLLQAGEPYLSNLETETYQNGALRLTWNIPSRQEQDDGLEAARKLGAQAVQGQITITGKLQAIHDALIRGCVYTENGELRTQMAAGAVQDKKAVCAGYARAFQAMCDGAGLDVYYVEDDDMTHAWNAVRLYGTTYFIDCTYDDPVPDGGEKVCQSYFMLTADEMKQTHTWNAELYEDYLDSRYPENFAYIQRMQDLQLADAGLRAGDCDKNASSGEITQLNKLLDTTVADSEEKISRGELYKKGYQALSEEVDGEKRIERLINNYTVPMLVARKMGF from the coding sequence ATGCGAAAGAAACTCATCAAATGGAGTGTGGTGGTGTGCATGGTCGCTGCCCTTCTGCTGTTTTTGCGCTGGAAGCTGCCGGCAAAGCAGGATGTTTCCCTCGCGGAAACCAGCTTGGCGGCGGCGGATGACCTCGCGGTGTCGTATCGGGATGGGCAAAACAGCCTGATGTTCCGCAGCAAGGACATTTCTGAACAGGAGGTCTATCATCTGCTGCAGGCGGGAGAGCCGTATTTGTCCAATTTGGAGACAGAGACCTATCAAAACGGCGCACTGCGGCTGACATGGAACATTCCGAGCAGGCAGGAGCAGGATGACGGACTCGAAGCCGCACGCAAGCTGGGCGCGCAGGCCGTACAGGGACAGATTACCATTACCGGCAAATTGCAGGCGATACACGATGCCTTGATTCGCGGGTGTGTGTACACGGAAAACGGCGAGCTGCGCACGCAGATGGCGGCGGGAGCCGTGCAGGACAAAAAAGCCGTGTGCGCGGGCTATGCGCGCGCCTTTCAGGCGATGTGCGACGGCGCCGGTCTGGATGTGTATTATGTGGAGGACGATGACATGACGCACGCGTGGAACGCGGTGCGCCTGTACGGGACGACGTATTTTATCGACTGCACCTATGACGATCCGGTGCCGGACGGCGGGGAAAAGGTCTGTCAAAGCTACTTTATGCTGACCGCAGATGAGATGAAGCAGACACACACTTGGAATGCGGAATTGTATGAGGATTATCTGGACAGCCGTTATCCGGAAAATTTTGCGTATATCCAGCGGATGCAGGATTTGCAGCTGGCGGATGCTGGACTGCGCGCCGGTGATTGTGATAAAAATGCATCATCTGGGGAGATCACGCAGCTCAACAAGCTGCTGGACACAACTGTTGCGGACAGCGAAGAAAAAATTTCCCGCGGCGAGCTGTATAAAAAGGGATATCAGGCGCTCAGCGAGGAAGTGGATGGAGAAAAACGCATTGAACGGCTCATTAACAATTACACCGTTCCAATGCTTGTGGCGCGTAAAATGGGCTTTTAG
- the argS gene encoding arginine--tRNA ligase encodes MNLIEQAKKQAAQAVLNAYHAAVQAGELPEAEVPAVAVEIPKDTKNGDYASSFAMQCARPLHMAPRKIAESITAHISLDDSYFEEISIAGPGFLNFRLGKKWYADAIALVAQMGKDYGKTKAEHPEKIMVEFVSANPTGPMHMGNARGGVLGDCLAEVLTWAGNDVTREFYINDAGNQVDKFAHSVEGRYIQQLKGEDAIEFDASWYQGADIKELAADLIQMHGDKLLEMSGEERRKVIVEYGLPTNIARMQRDLERYKIHYDVWFRESGLHSSGYVEETVKMLADKGATYEKEGALWLRSTDFGCEKDDVLRRANGFYTYFAADIAYHRNKFEKRGFDRVINIWGADHHGHVHRLQSALDALGLDGSHRLEIVLMQLVRMMQGGEVVRMSKRTGKSLTLSDLLDEIPVDAARYFFNSRAAETQMEFDLDLAVKQDSDNPLYYCQYAHARICSLLRKMEEEGVTVPEQADMTVLSEEEELALVKQISLLPEEIIGAAADRDPSRLNKYAVALCAQFHRFYNACRIKEAEDEVRDARLVLCRAARQTIYNVLTMIGVEAPEHM; translated from the coding sequence ATGAATTTAATCGAACAGGCAAAGAAGCAGGCAGCACAGGCTGTCCTGAACGCATATCACGCAGCAGTGCAGGCTGGCGAGCTTCCGGAAGCAGAGGTTCCGGCTGTTGCTGTTGAGATTCCGAAGGACACCAAAAACGGCGACTATGCATCCTCTTTTGCCATGCAGTGCGCGCGTCCGCTGCACATGGCTCCGCGCAAGATCGCAGAGAGCATCACCGCACACATCTCACTGGATGACAGCTACTTTGAAGAAATTTCCATCGCAGGCCCGGGATTTTTGAATTTCCGCCTCGGCAAGAAGTGGTATGCAGATGCCATTGCGCTGGTTGCACAGATGGGCAAGGACTACGGCAAGACCAAGGCTGAGCATCCGGAAAAGATCATGGTAGAGTTCGTTTCCGCCAATCCGACCGGTCCGATGCACATGGGCAACGCCCGCGGCGGCGTACTCGGCGACTGTCTGGCAGAGGTTCTGACTTGGGCGGGCAACGATGTCACCCGTGAGTTCTATATCAACGACGCAGGCAATCAGGTGGATAAGTTCGCGCACTCCGTAGAGGGCCGCTATATTCAGCAGCTCAAGGGAGAGGACGCCATCGAATTTGATGCGAGCTGGTATCAGGGCGCGGACATCAAGGAGCTGGCTGCCGATCTGATTCAGATGCACGGCGACAAGCTGCTGGAGATGTCTGGCGAGGAGCGCCGCAAGGTCATCGTAGAATATGGCCTGCCGACCAACATCGCGCGGATGCAGCGCGATTTGGAGCGATATAAGATTCATTATGACGTATGGTTCCGAGAGAGCGGCCTGCATTCCTCTGGTTATGTCGAAGAGACCGTCAAGATGCTGGCTGACAAGGGCGCAACTTACGAAAAGGAAGGCGCTCTGTGGCTGCGTTCCACCGATTTCGGTTGCGAAAAGGATGACGTGCTGCGCCGTGCAAATGGTTTCTATACCTATTTTGCGGCAGACATCGCATATCATAGAAATAAGTTCGAGAAGCGCGGCTTTGACCGTGTCATCAATATCTGGGGCGCAGACCATCACGGTCATGTACACCGTCTCCAGAGCGCGCTGGATGCGCTGGGTCTGGACGGCAGCCACCGTCTGGAAATCGTGCTCATGCAGCTGGTTCGCATGATGCAGGGCGGCGAAGTGGTTCGTATGTCCAAGCGTACCGGCAAGAGCCTGACGCTGAGCGACCTGCTGGATGAGATTCCGGTAGATGCAGCGCGCTACTTCTTCAACTCCCGTGCCGCAGAGACTCAGATGGAATTTGATCTGGATTTGGCTGTCAAGCAGGACAGTGACAACCCGCTGTACTACTGCCAGTATGCGCATGCGCGTATTTGCAGCCTGCTGCGCAAGATGGAGGAAGAAGGCGTGACAGTGCCGGAACAGGCAGACATGACGGTTCTGAGCGAAGAAGAAGAGCTGGCACTGGTCAAGCAGATCAGCCTGCTGCCGGAGGAAATTATCGGCGCAGCAGCCGACCGCGATCCGTCCCGCCTGAACAAGTACGCAGTTGCCCTGTGTGCGCAGTTCCATCGCTTCTACAATGCGTGCCGCATCAAGGAAGCGGAGGACGAAGTGCGTGACGCACGTTTGGTTCTGTGCCGCGCAGCGCGCCAGACCATCTATAATGTACTGACAATGATTGGTGTAGAAGCACCGGAGCATATGTAA
- a CDS encoding DUF1934 domain-containing protein: MGTKTDTSMKKDVIITIASKQNFEGCEPDHINLITAGRLYRRNGKYFISYEESELTGMEGTRTTLKLEDRQVTMTRTGTHPAQMLFAEHKRHVGLYQTDVGSLAVSTHTSQLINDIGENGGKLSIDYTVEIDSNLAGTHRFEMAVTPAGKMQ; this comes from the coding sequence ATGGGAACCAAAACGGATACATCCATGAAAAAAGACGTCATCATTACCATTGCGAGCAAGCAGAACTTTGAGGGCTGCGAGCCGGATCATATCAATCTGATTACGGCGGGACGGCTGTACCGCCGCAACGGCAAGTACTTTATTTCGTATGAGGAGAGCGAGCTGACGGGCATGGAAGGCACGCGCACGACGCTCAAGCTGGAGGACAGACAGGTGACCATGACGCGCACCGGCACGCATCCGGCACAGATGCTGTTTGCGGAGCACAAGCGGCACGTCGGCCTGTACCAAACCGACGTCGGTTCGCTGGCTGTCTCGACGCACACGTCACAGCTGATTAACGACATCGGCGAGAACGGCGGCAAGTTGTCTATTGACTACACAGTAGAAATTGATTCGAATCTTGCCGGCACGCACCGCTTTGAAATGGCGGTCACACCGGCCGGTAAGATGCAGTAA
- a CDS encoding D-alanine--D-alanine ligase family protein — MNKMNVMVVFGGVSSEHPISCISAASILRNIDKEKYTIYPVGITRDGAWRLIESEDFDSIEHDTWEQNDKTVPAVLSPDRKTHGLIVMRETGTEIIHVDCVFPVMHGIGGEDGTIQGLLEMAHIPYVGPGVAASACSMDKSLTKVVVEQEGVRQAAFYLARRHAFAKDAEAECAQAEQKLGSYPVFVKPCSEGSSVGVSKATDRASLKAGLAEAFKYDSKVLVEEFIDGHEIEVAVLGNEEPTATFAGEIAPSQEFYTFEAKYVDGTSGLYIPAHISEKAMQTVREDAVRVYRALGCKGLSRVDFFCTYAEDEIVFNEINTIPGFTNISMYPKLQEHMGLAYADLIDKLIGFAMERYDG, encoded by the coding sequence ATGAATAAAATGAACGTCATGGTAGTGTTCGGCGGCGTGTCCTCCGAGCACCCGATTTCCTGTATTTCGGCAGCATCCATTCTGCGGAATATAGACAAGGAAAAATACACAATTTATCCGGTAGGCATCACCCGCGACGGCGCTTGGCGTCTGATTGAGTCCGAGGACTTTGACAGCATCGAGCACGACACGTGGGAACAGAACGACAAAACGGTTCCGGCGGTTTTGTCTCCGGACAGAAAGACCCACGGTCTCATCGTCATGCGTGAAACCGGCACGGAGATCATTCATGTAGACTGCGTGTTCCCGGTGATGCACGGCATCGGCGGCGAGGACGGCACCATTCAGGGTCTGTTGGAGATGGCGCATATTCCGTATGTCGGCCCGGGTGTTGCGGCATCCGCCTGCTCGATGGACAAGAGCCTGACCAAGGTGGTTGTTGAGCAGGAGGGCGTGCGGCAGGCTGCGTTCTATCTGGCGCGCAGACATGCCTTTGCAAAGGACGCAGAGGCGGAGTGCGCACAGGCAGAGCAGAAGCTGGGCTCGTATCCGGTATTTGTCAAGCCGTGCAGCGAGGGTTCTTCCGTCGGCGTATCCAAGGCGACGGATCGCGCATCGCTCAAGGCAGGCCTTGCTGAGGCATTCAAGTACGATTCGAAGGTACTGGTCGAAGAATTTATCGACGGCCATGAAATCGAGGTTGCCGTGCTCGGCAACGAGGAGCCGACAGCAACCTTTGCCGGCGAAATTGCACCGAGTCAGGAGTTTTACACCTTTGAAGCCAAGTATGTAGACGGCACATCCGGTCTGTATATTCCGGCGCACATCAGCGAAAAGGCCATGCAGACGGTGCGGGAGGACGCTGTGCGCGTGTACCGCGCGCTGGGCTGCAAGGGTCTGTCCCGCGTAGATTTCTTCTGCACCTATGCAGAGGACGAAATCGTGTTCAACGAGATCAACACCATTCCGGGCTTTACAAACATCAGCATGTATCCGAAGCTGCAGGAGCACATGGGTCTTGCCTATGCCGATCTCATTGACAAGCTGATTGGCTTTGCAATGGAGCGGTATGATGGATAA
- the prmA gene encoding 50S ribosomal protein L11 methyltransferase, with protein MNNWTEVTIWTSTAGIDAVTGMLMDLGIDGFVIEDSQDFEDFLHDTEIYWDYVDEKLSQEKKDAETNVKIYVEDSPAGAEMLAQVNAGLAELRARDTEKAFGRCVTELASIRQEDWENNWKQYFKPFRVGETFLIKPSWEQCEPEEGRRILEIDPSSSFGTGTHNTTQLCICELERLVKSGDRLLDMGCGSGILSVAAHMLGAEDVTAVDIDPNAVRIAAENAEKNGFALHTGVGDVIGDAELSARIGGDYDIIVANIVADVIMGMQDILKSKLKREGTLIVSGIIAPRADEVQASLLGAGFVLDRRDQSGDWVAMTLHQA; from the coding sequence ATGAATAACTGGACAGAAGTGACGATCTGGACATCGACGGCAGGCATCGACGCCGTGACCGGCATGCTGATGGATCTGGGCATAGATGGCTTTGTCATTGAGGATTCGCAGGATTTTGAGGATTTTCTGCATGACACCGAGATATACTGGGACTATGTGGATGAAAAGCTGTCGCAGGAGAAAAAAGACGCGGAGACCAACGTAAAGATTTACGTGGAGGACAGTCCGGCGGGCGCAGAGATGCTCGCGCAGGTCAATGCCGGTCTGGCTGAGCTGCGTGCCCGCGACACGGAGAAGGCATTCGGCCGCTGTGTGACGGAACTGGCTTCTATCCGTCAGGAGGACTGGGAAAACAACTGGAAGCAGTATTTCAAGCCGTTCCGCGTCGGCGAGACCTTCCTCATCAAGCCGTCTTGGGAGCAGTGCGAGCCGGAAGAGGGACGCAGAATTTTGGAGATTGACCCGTCATCCAGCTTTGGCACGGGCACGCACAACACGACACAGCTGTGCATCTGCGAGCTGGAGCGTCTGGTAAAGTCGGGAGACCGCCTGCTGGATATGGGCTGCGGCAGCGGCATTTTGTCCGTGGCGGCGCATATGCTCGGCGCGGAGGATGTGACCGCTGTGGATATTGACCCGAATGCCGTGCGCATTGCGGCGGAAAACGCAGAGAAGAATGGTTTTGCGCTGCATACCGGTGTCGGCGATGTCATTGGCGATGCAGAGCTGTCTGCGCGCATTGGCGGAGACTATGATATTATCGTTGCAAATATCGTGGCGGACGTCATCATGGGCATGCAGGACATTCTCAAGAGCAAGCTCAAGCGCGAAGGCACGCTGATTGTATCCGGTATCATCGCGCCGCGCGCAGATGAGGTACAGGCGTCGCTGCTCGGCGCAGGCTTTGTGCTGGATCGCCGCGATCAGTCCGGCGATTGGGTTGCGATGACGCTGCATCAGGCGTAA